Sequence from the Nocardia cyriacigeorgica GUH-2 genome:
CGGCCTCCTACGGTAAGCCGGGCTGGGAGACTCCGACCGGCACGTTCCCGGTGCTGGAGAAGTTCCGCCACATCGTCTTCGATTCACGCACCATCGGTATCCCACTGGATTCGCCCGAGGGTTATCTGATCGACGGCGAGTACGGGGTGCGGCTGACCTGGGGCGGAGTGTTCGTCCATTCGGCACCGTGGTCGGTCGACGCCCAGGGCAACGCCAATGTCAGCCACGGCTGCATCAACCTCGCCCCCGGCGACGCGGCCTGGTACTACGAGAACGTCGGCATCGGCGACCCGGTCACCGCGCACTGGTGATCATCGCGGCCGCACCGGGCTGGTCGGACGACCCGCCCGGGCGGGTGTCGTGAGCCCCCATCGACCCGTCAGTCCAGTACAAATAGGTGGACCTGACGGAAGAACCTGACGAAGGTGGGGGCGTTATGGATCGACGGGACAGTGCGCGCGGGGACCAGGCGCCGTCCGGCAGCGAAGCGAGCGGCTCCGACGCGGATTATGTGGGCGAGTGGGCCGACTGGATGACGTCGCTGCCCGCGCCCCGCAAGATCCCGGCGGGCCGCCCGGCACCGCCCGGCCGGCAGGCGCCGCCGCGCATCGGCAGGCCCGAACCGCTCGAACGTCGCCGTGGCCTGCGGCTGTAGGCGCCACCGCTGCTGGCCTTGCTCGCCGCGTGCGCGCTGCTGGTGGCCGCGTATGCGCACTTCAACGGATCCAGCGACAAGCCGGCGACCGCCCAGCCTCGACCGGACCTGGTGATACCGGCGCCGTCCGGCGACTCCGCGGCCTGCGCGCCGGAACGGGTGGGCAACCGGATCCAGGGCAATGCCGCCGGTGGGGACGATTCCGGGACCGCGGCGATCTTCGCCTTCCAGCACGCCTTCTACGTCGCCCGGTCCGGGGAGCAGGCCCGCACCGTCGTCGCCCCCGGTGCGGCGGTGCCCTCTGCGGCCGATATCCAGCGCGGGATCGATTCGGTGCCGGCGGGTACCACCCACTGCCTGGCGATCAGCCCGGGCGCGTTCGTCGGCCAGTACACCGTCGTCGTCACCGAATACCGGCCGCAGACCCAGCCGATCACCTACAACCCGCAGCTCGTCACCACCGCCACGGTCGGCGGGCGCACGCTCATCACCGGGATCAGTCCCATCACCTGAGCGCCCGTTCGGCCCGCGGAGAGCACCCGTGCGACGGCCGTACCGGTCGACGCGGCACGGTGCGACATGCGACCGACGACCCTGGTCAGGCACCTGCGGGAGGGGCAGACTCGCAGATATGACCAACATCGACGAAGATCGGATCCCCGAGCATCCGACAGTGCTGGCCGCGCTGCGGCTGGCCTGCCGGGCGCCGTCGGTGCACAACACCCAGCCCTGGCGCTGGGTCTTCGACGGAACCCGGCTCCACCTCTACGGCGACGGCGAGCGCCGGCTGCATTCGGCCGATCCGCAGAGCAGGCAACTGGTGATCAGCTGCGGCGCGATGCTGCATCACGTGAGCACCGCCTTCGCCGCGCACGGCTGGCACACCGACATCACCCGGCTGCCCGATCCCGAGCATCGCGACCATCTGGCGACCCTCGAGTTCCGGCCCTGGCCGGACCCACCGCAGCGGCTGCTCGCCCTGGCCCGGGCGATCGATCGGCGCCACACCGACCGGCTGCCCATGCTCGCCCCACCGCGCTGGGACGACCTCGCCGCCGGCGTGCGCACCCTGGTCTCGGCCTACGAGATCGAATTCGACGAGCTCGACGATTCGGTGCGCCCGCGCCTGGCCGCGGCCTCGGAACAGTCCTCGGCCCTGCGCCGCCACGACCCGCACTATCAGCACGAATTGCACTGGTGGGCGGGCAATACCGCCAATCTCGACGGCATCCCGGCCTCCGCGCTGGCCTCCAACGCCGAACTCGCGCAGGTGGGTGTCGGCCGCGATTTCCCGGCCGGGCCGCGTTCGCTGCGGCGCGGCGATCTCGACGATCACGCCCGGCTCGCAGTGCTCAGCTCGCCCGAGGACGCTCCACTGCATTGGCTGCGCACCGGCGAAGCCCTGTCGGCGGTGCTGCTGGAATGCACGGCGGCCGGGCTGGCGACGTGTCCGCTCACCCATATCACCGAGTTGCCGTCGAGCCGGCGCATCATCGCCGGCCTCATCCCGAAGCCCGGTGTGCCACAGGTGGTGGTGCGGATCGGGGCCACACCCGAGGAGCCGGAGCAGCCGCCCACACCCCGGCGCCCGGTGGCCGAGTTCTTCACCGTGCACCGGACCGCGAGCTGAGGAGCCGGCCATGACACCCGACAGCGCACCGGTCGTCGTCGGTGCCGACGGCTCCCGCTCCGCCATCGGCGCGGTGCGCTGGGCCGCCGCCGACGCCGCCCGCCACGGCAGCCCGCTGCACATCGTGTACGCGATCGGGGTGCCGATCGATGTGGGCCCCACCCTCGGCTACGCCCCGATCGACGCCGAAAGCTACCGCAAGGCCGGACAGCACGCCCTCGACGAAGCCCGCGAGATCGCCACCGCGGCGGCCGCGCCGATCGGCCCGATCGAGATCGAGACCATCGTGCGCGAGGCCGCGCCGGTGCCGTTGCTGCGCGACCGTTCCGCCACGGCCCGAATCCTGGTTGTCGGCACGCGCGGTCTCGGCGCGCTGCGGCGCGGTCTGCTCGGTTCGGTGAGTACCTCGCTGGCCCGGCACGCGCACTGCCCGGTCGCGGTGATCCCCGAATTCGCCGAGCGCACCGCGGGTCCGGTGGTGGTCGGCACCGATTGTTCGCCGAGCAGCGCGCACGCCATCGCGGTGGCCTTCGATCAGGCCGCAGGCCGCGGCGCCGAACTGGTGGCGGTGACGGCCTGGTCGGAGTTCTACCGCTACCTCTCGCGCGCCGAACTCGACGCCGAGGCGCGGGCGAAACTCGCGGAGGCCCTGGCGCCGTGGCAGATCCGATATCCGGACGTTCCGGTGCGCTTGGTCGTCGCCGAAGAACGCCCCGCGCGGTTATTGCTCGACACCGCCGCCGACGCACAGCTGCTCGTCGTCGGCAGCCATGGGCACGGCGGCTTCGTCGGGATGACGCTCGGCTCGGTGAGCCAGGCGGTGCTGCATGCCGGCGAATGCCCGGTGATCATCGCCCGCTCGGCATCCTGACCGGCGGCATTGCCGGGCAAGCGAATCCGCGCGATCAGCTCATCATCTCCCGCAGCGCCCGCCCGGTGGCCGACTCGGCGCAGGCCGCCAGCTGGTCGGGTGTGCCCTCGACGAGGATGCGTCCGCCGTGGCGGCCCGGCCCCGGGCCGAGGTCGATGATGCGGTCGGCGCGCCGGATGACCTCCAGGTTGTGCTCGATGACGACCACCGTGTCGCCTGTGCCGACCAGGGTGTCCAGCACGCCGAGCAGGGTGTCGATATCGGACAGGTGTAGTCCGGTCGTCGGCTCGTCGAGGATGTAGAGCGTGTGCTCGGCGCGGGCGGCCAGCTCCTTGGCGATCTTCAGGCGCTGACATTCCCCACCGGACAGCGTGGTCAGCGATTGCCCCAGCCGCAGATAGCCGAGGCCGACATCGGCGATGTGCTCGAGCGCGGCGGCGATCGCGGGCGCGGTCAACCGGCGCAGCGCCTCCTCGACGGTGAGGTCGTCGATGTCAGCGATGGACAGCCCGTCCACCCGGTACCCGAGCACCTCCTCGGTGAACCGGCGCCCGCCGCAGGTCTCGCACACGACCTCCTGACCGTCCATGAACGCCAGGTCGGTATAGATGACGCCGAGACCCTTGCAGACCGGGCAGGCGCCGGCGGAGTTGGCGCTGAACAGCGCGGCGGGCACCCCGTTGTGGCGGGCGAACAACTTGCGGATGGCGGGTGCGATCCCGGTGTAGGTGATCGGCGTCGACCGCCGGTTGGTGCTCACCGGCCGCTGGTCGACAACAGTGGCCGGATGCTGGGCGGCCAGTTCGGCCGCGAGGCTCGATTTGCCCGAACCCGCCACACCGGTGAAGACGGTGAGCACGCCGGTGGGGATGTCGACGTCGAGTCCGGTCAGGTTGTTGCGGGTGGCGTTCTCGATCCGGATCTTCCCGGCGGCCGTGCGCGGTGGCCGGGACGTGCGCTGCCGGCGCAGGCCGCGGCCGGTGGGTGTGTCGGCGCGCGCCAGGGCCTCGAACCCGCCTTGGAACACCACGCGTCCACCGTCGACGCCCGCGCCCGGCCCGATCTCGACGATCTGATCGGCGATGCGCAGCACATCCGGATCGTGTTCCACCACGAGCACCGCATTGCCCTTGTCCCGCAGCCGTTTCAGCAGCTCGGTCATCGCCCGCACGTCGTGCGGATGCAGTCCGATGGTCGGTTCGTCGAAGATGTAGAGCATTTCGGTGAGGCTGCTGCCCAGGTGCCGGATGGTCTTGATGCGCTGGGATTCCCCGCCCGACAGTGTCAGCGTCGGACGTGCGAGCGTCAGGTAGCCGAGCCCGATGGTCACCAGGGCGCCGAGACGTTCGCGCAGTGCGGCCACCACAGGCGCGACCTCGGGTTCGCGCACGCCGGCGATGACGTCGACCAGCTCGTCGATCTCCATGCGCCCGAGTTCGACAATGGTGTGCCCCAGCACCGTCGCCGTGCGCGCCTCGGCATTGAGCCGCACGCCGCCGCACTCCCGGCACGTTTCGGCATGGGTGAATCGTTGCACCACCGCCTGTTTGCGCTCCGACATCTCGTCGGCGGTGTGCAGGTAGATCCGCTCGAATCGTTCGACCACACCCTCGTAGTCCTTCGGTGGGCGTGTGCCCAGCCGCGCGGCCGCCTCGCCGCCGTAGAGCAACGCTTGCCGTTGTTCGGGTGTCCAGTCCCGCAGCGGTGTGCTCGGATCGAAGGAGCCGATATCGGCGTACTGCTTGTACCAGAACTGCCCGTTGCCGAAGCCGGGCAACAGGATCGCGCCCTGCTCCAGCGACTTGCCCAAATCCAGCACCCGCTCGACGTCGGTGGCCAGCGTCTCGCCCAGACCGGCGCAGGCCGGGCACATGCCGGCCGGATCGTTGAACGAGAAGTGGTTGGACTCCCCCACATACGGCGTGCTCACCCGGGAGTACAGCAACCGCAGGTAGGTGTAGGCGTCGGTGATGGTGCCGACGGTGGAGCGGGCATTGCCGCCGAGGCGTTTCTGGTCGATCACCACCACCGGCGACAGGCCGTCGATCGCGTCCACGTCCGGTCTGCTCCAGCGCGGCAGCCGGTTGCGCACGAACGGCGGGTAGGTCTCGTTGAGCTGGTACCCGGCCTCGGCTGCGATGGTGTCGAACACCAGCGACGATTTGCCCGAACCGGAGACCCCGGCGAACACCACGAGCTGTCCGCGCGGGATGTCGATATCGAGATCGCGCAGGTTGTTGGTCCGTGCTGCCCGGATACGGATCGCGCGCTCCGGGGCGGTAGCTGATCGAGTCACACTTCGACGGTAAGGGCAGATGCGGCCGGATCTTGACCGCAATTGATGGGACAGTGGTGGCATGTCCGATACGACGGGCCGGATGCTGGAACTACTGGCCACCTTGCAGACCGGCCGGCGCTTCAGTGGCCGCGATCTGTCGGCCCGGCTCGGCATCAGCGCGCGCACGCTGCGCCGCGACATCGACCGGTTGCGCGCCTACGGATATCCCGTCACCACCCAGCCGGGGCCGACGGGCTATTACCAGCTGGCGGCCGGGCGCACATTGCCCCCGCTGGTGCTCGACGACGACGAAGCCGTGGCCACCCTCATCGCGCTGGCCCTGCTCGGGGCCACCACCCCAGACGAGCCGCCGCGCGAACAGCACACCGATATCGGTATCGCCGCCGATCGGGCGTTCGGCAAGATCGACCAATTCCTGCCCAACCGGCTGCGATTACGCGCCGAAGCGGTTCGGGCCTCGCTCGAAGCGGCGCCGCTGATCGCGCCCTCGGTCGATGCCGAACTGCTGGCCCTGCTCGGTGCTGCGGCGGGCGCGCACGAACGGGTCGACTTCGACTACACCGACAAGTCCGGCGCTCGTTCGGCTCGCCGGGTGGAACCGTACCGGCAGGTCAACCTGCATCTGCGCTGGTATCTGCTGGCCTGGGATCTCGATCGGGGCGACTGGCGTACTTTCCGGCTGGACCGGATCACCAACGCCAGGGCCAGCGGTGCCCGATTCACACCGCGTCCGCTGCCCGCCGAATCCGGCATCGCGTATCTGCGCGCCGGTCTCACCGCACGCCGCTACCGCGCGGTCGCGGTGGTCGACGCGTCCGCCGCGACGATCCGCGACGCCCTGAAGTTCCAGGACTGCGATATCGAGGCGCTGGGCGCGGACCGGTCACGGGTGATCACCCGAGTCGACTCCTTCGAATGGCTGGTGCTCCAACTCGCCCTCACCGGCGCCGATTTCGTCATCGAGGAGCCGGCCGAGTTCCGCGACCGCTGCCGCGAACTGGGTGAGCGGCTACTGCGCGCGGCGACCTGAACCCAGAACGGCTCAGCGCGTGAGGAATTCGTCGATCAGGCGCCAGGTGGTCTCGCGGGCGGAAGGCCCCGCCAGGATGCCCAAGTGGCCGCCGGGCACCTCTTCGAACCGCACCTCCGCGCCGGTGAGCACATCGAGACCGGCCCGGGCCGCCGCAGCGGGCACCACCAGGTCGGTCCGGCTGCCCAGAATCAGCACCGGGCAGGTGAGTTTGGCGGTTTCGACCACCAGATCCGACCGCAGCCGGATGGTGCCGGTGACGAGCTCGTTGCGCAGGATGAACGACCGGTGGATCTGGCGGTAGAGCCGGCCCGGGTAGCCCGGCATCATCGCCATGAACCGGTCGATGGCCTCCATCCGGGCCAGCGCGTCCTCGTCCAGTATATTGCGCGCCACGAACAGTGGCCGGGTCAGTTCACGCTGGAAGGCCTGCACCCGGAAGCCGGTGCGCACGATGTAGCTGGGGATACCGCCGAACACCCAGGTCGCGAGATCGACCTCGCGTCCGCCGGTGACGGCGCCGAGCATCCGCAGCGGCGCCACGGTGACGGTCTTGCGCTGGTCGAACGGCGGTGCGATGGCGGTGATGGAGGCGATCGGCAGATCGGCGTGCCCGGCACCGGCCAGCACCGCCAGGATGCCGCCCAGCGACCATCCGACGACGTCGACTCCAGCACCCCCGTGCTCCTCGCTGACCCGCCGGATCGCGGTCGGCACGATGTCGTGGGTCCACTCCTCCAGCCCGAGGTCGCGATCGGCGTAGGTCATCTCGCCGTAGTCGATGACATAGGGCTGCCTGCCGGTCTCAAGCAGGAACCGCACGAAGCTCTGGTCCTCGCGCAGGTCGAAGCAGGCCGGGGTGACCGCCAGCGGCGGCACCAGCAGCACCGGACGCTGCGCCGACGGTTCGTCGCGATCGAACCGGCGCAGGCAGCGGTGCGGTTCGTCGTAGACAACCGTGGACGGCGCCGGCGCGTACGGCTCGATGCCGTCACCGAACGACAGCGACCAGATATTGCGCGCGGCGCGCGGTAGATCCCCCACTAGCGACACCATGTGAGCCCCTCAACGCCTTTCAACCTCGGCAACGCGATAACTTACTATACGGTAAGTTAACCGGGCCTCTCAAATTGTGGCACCGATCACTCGCTCGCGGAGCCGGTCGAACGCCCAGTAGGTGAACGACCGATCAGGCCGGAGACTCCGGCTTCCGGGCCCGCTGCGCCGTCGGTTGCATCGATGTACCCGGCTTCTGCGGATAACGACGCCGCACCGGTGATTCCCAGTTGACCAGTGCCGAGCCGCCGAGCTGACTACCGTTGAACCATGTCTGCGGCAATCGATATCTCCCAGCTGGTCAAGACTTTCGGCCGCACCCGTGCGCTGGACGGGCTCGACCTGCAAGTGGCCACCGGCGAGGTGCACGGCTTCCTCGGCCCCAACGGCGCCGGCAATCCACCACCATCCGGGTGCTGCTGGGGCTGTTGCGCGCCGACAGCGGCACCGCGACGCTGCTCGGCGGCGACCCGTGGGAGCACGGCGCCGAACTGCACCGGCGACTGGCGTATGTGCCCGGCGATGTGAACCTGTGGCCCGGCCTCACCGGCGGCGAGGTGATCGACCTGATGGGAAAGCTGCGCGGCGGCCTGGACGACAAGCGCCGCGCCGAACTCCTCGAACGCTTCGACCTGGACCCGACCAAGAAGGGCCGCACCTACTCCAAGGGGCAACCGCCAGAAAGTGGCGCTGGTAGCCGCGCTGGCCTCCGATGTGGAACTGCTGATGCTGGACGAACCGACCTCGGGCCTCGATCCGCTGATGGAAGCGGTCTTCCAGGAATGCATCGACGAGGTCAAGAAACAGGGCCGCACGGTACTGCTGTCCAGCCATATCCTCGCGCAGGTGGAGGCGCTGTGCGATCGGGTGACGATCATCCGGCACGGTAAGGCCATCGAATCGGGCAGCCTCGCCGACCTGCGCCACCTCACCCGCACCTCCATCTCCTGCGAGACCAGCCGCCCGCCGACCGGCCTGGACGAGCTGGCGGGGGTGCACGATCTGGTGGTCGAGGGCAATCGGGCCCGGTTCCAGGTCGATACCGTCGACCTGGACGCAGCCATCGGCCATCTCACCGGCTTCGGCATCCGCACCCTGACCAGTCAGCCGCCCACCCTCGAAGAGCTGTTCCTGCGCCACTACGGCGATGAGCTCGCGGCCTCGGGGGTGCAGGAATCGTGACCACCACGACGCTGACCGGCACCGGCATCCTCACCCGTTTCTTCCTGCGCCGGGAGCGGATCGCGCTGATCTTCTGGATCCTCGGCGGCACCTTCATCTACTACTCGCAGGCCGTGGGCGTCGACGTCGCCTATCCGACGCAGGCCGATCTGGACCGGGTCGCGGCCAGCATGCAGGGCAATGCCGCGATGGTGGCGATGGCGGGGCCGCCCCGGGTGCTCGACACCATCGACGGTCAGGTCGCCTTCCAGGCCAGCGCGTTCGGCATGATCGTGGCCGGGCTGATGAGCATGTTCCTGGTCGGCAGGCATACCAGGGCCAACGAGGAGACCGGCCGCGACGAACTCATCCGCTCGGGCGTGGTCGGCAGGCATGCGGCCTTCACCGGCGCGACCATCGTCGCGGTGGCGGCCAATCTGGTCTACGGCCTCGCGGTGGCGTTGAGCCTGATCTCCTACGGGTTGCCTGCGGCCGGGTCGATCGCGCTCGGCGTCGGCGCCACCTGCGCGGGCCTGGTGTTCATGGCGGTCGCGCTGCTGGCCGCCCAGCTCACCGAGAGCACCCGCGCCGTCTACGGCATCACCGGTGCGGCGATCGCGGTGTCGTATGTGCTGCGCGCGGTCGGCGATGTGGGCAACGGTGTGCTGTCGTGGTTCTCGCCGCTGGGCTGGGGCCAGGCCATGCGGCCCTACGACGGCGAGGTCTGGTGGCCGGCGCTGCTGTCGCTGGCGGTAGCCGTCGCGGTGACGCTGGTGGCGCGGCGCGTGCTCGACCACCGCGATTTCGGCGCGGGCGTACTGCCGCCGCGGCCCGGCCCGGCGCGGGCGGGTGAATCGTTGCAGAGCGCGTTCGGGCTGGCCTGGCGGCTGCAACGGGGTTCGCTGATCGGCTGGTCGGTCGGAATGCTGCTGGCCGGACTGGCGTTCGGCTCGATCGGCAACGATGTGAGCGATCTACTCGGCGATGTCGATATCGCCGAGATGCTCGGCGCGGACGTGGGCAGTCTGGTTGACGCCTTCTACGCCATGTCCGCCGGACTGCTGGCGCTGATCGGTTCGGCCTACACCATCTCGTCGGGATTGCGCCCTCGCGCGGAGGAGGCGGCCGGGCGAGTCGAGCCGCTGCTGTCCACCGATCTGCCGCGACTGCGGTGGCTGGCCGGGCATCTGGTGATCATGCTGGCCGGCTCCGCGGTGGTGCTGGCGCTCGGCGGATTCGGCATGGGGCTGATGTACGGGGTGATGACCGGCGACATGTCGCAGCTGCTTCCGCTGCTGGGCGCCTCGCTGACCTATTTGCCCGCGGTGTGGGTGCTGGGCGGAATCACTATGGTGCTGTTCGGCTTTCTGCCGCTGGCCACCGTGGGGGCGTGGGTCGCGCTGGCGTTCTGCTTCGTGGTGCTGATGTTCGGGGCGACGCTGAAGTTCCCGGACTGGCTGATGAGTATCTCCCCGTTCGACAACATCCCCCTGGTCCCCGCGGTAGATTTCGCGCCGGCGCCGGTGCTGATCACCGCGGGGGTGGCGATCGTGTTGTGCGCGGTGGGCGCGTTCGGATTCCGGCACCGGGATATCGAAACGAACTGATCGACAGGCGTGGGCCGCTTCCCGGACCAGCGGGAAGCGGCCCGGTTCGCTATCGCACGGTCAGCGGCGGCGACGGCGGGAACACCACCGGCATGGCGGCCAGCGCCCGGTGGAACGGGCCGGGACGCCAGCTCAGCTGATCGGCCGGCACCGCCAGTTTCATCTCCGGCAGCACGTCCAGCAGCTGGTCGATCGCGTCCTGAACCACCAGGTAGGCCACCGATTTGGCCGGACAGGCATGCGGGCCCGCACTCCACGACAGATGCGAGCGATTGTCGACGTAGCGCCCGACACTGACCTCCGGATCGTTGTTGCACCCGGTCATGCTGATCACCACCGGCTGATGCGCGGGCAGCCACACCCCATCGATGAGGATCGGCTGACGCGGATAGCTCACGCAGAAATTCGCCATCGGCGGGTCGGTGAACAGCACCTCGTCGAGCGCGTCACGGGTGGACAGGCTGCCGCCGAGCACGCTGCCGGCGAAACGATCGTCGGTCAGCATCAACAGCACGGTATTGACGATCAGGTTCTGCTGCGGCTCGATCCCCGCCCCATAGAGGGTGACCAGCTGGTGGATCATCTCCTCTTCGGTGAGCGCCGCCGGATGATTCAACAACCTGGTCGCGATGTCGTCACCGGGGTGCGCGCGTTTGGCGGTGACCAGCTCCAATACCGCCTCGGTGATCATCGCATTGCCGCGCTCGGCGTCGATGCCGTCGAAGATCGCCTGCATCCCGGTCGCCACCCGCTGCCCGAGTTCGGCGGGGAAACCGAGGATCTCGTTGAGCACGGCGAAGGTGAGGGGGAACGCGTACTGGCTGATCAGCTCCGCGCGGCCGGATTCGCAGAAGGTGTTGATCAGCGGGATGGCGATCTTCTCCACCGTGCTGTGCAGGGTGTGCAGATCCACGCCGTTGATGGCCTCGGTGTAGGCCTGCCGGTACCGGGTGTGCTCGGCGCCGGTGCTGCGCAACGCCTGCGGGCGCCATTCCAGCAGCGGTAGCACCGGGCAGTCGGCCGGGATGTCCTTCTGCCATACCCGCGGGTCGGCCGGGAAATGGTCCGGATCGTTGAGGATGCGCACCGCGGTGCGATAACCGATCACCAGCGTGGCGGGCACACCCGGCGCCAGTTCCACCGGGACGAGGGCGCCGTAGCGCTGACGCATCTCCCGGTAGGCGCGGTGCGGATCGGCGGCGAATTCGGCCGCGTAGAGCGAGATACGAGGCCCGTCGGTATCCATCGGCATGGCGTGCGCGACGGGACAGGATCGGCCGGTTTCGGCGAGTTGGTGCATGGTCACGATACGAACTCCAGGTCTGACCTCGGCGAAAGCCGACCGGACGGCGCCGGGTCACCGTCGGGTCGTCCGCCGTAGGGCCCGGCCGGGGCGCGGCGCTGCGCCCGCGTGCCCTGCCCACGAGAAAACGATCCGCGAACGCGGCGGTTCCGAACCGGCCGTGCACAGCCGCGTCGAAGTCCCGCCGCACCGCTGCCGCTCCCGAAACGTGTTCGGGAGCGGAACTCTCACATAGCCCTCCGCCCCCTTCGTGCGGGCAACTCCCGGTGCCCGGTGTACAGCTCGAGGCCCGACTGTACCGCCGCACCGGCCCCACTGGCGAGCGAACAGAAATACTCGTATTTCGTTGTGAGACTTCATCAATCGCCGCTGCACGGACGGGTGAGAATCTCCACCGGCCCGGTTACGCCAGGGCAGACGCCCGGCAAACGAGTCGCCGTTACCCGGTCAATGCGACTGCAACGGCGGCGATTTCGGGAAGACGGCGGGCAACGCCGACAGCGCTCGATGGAACGGTCCGGGCCGCCACGTCAGCTGTTCGGCCGGAATGGCCAACCGCAACTCCGGTAGCGCGTCCAGCAGTTCATCGATCGCGTCGCAGGCCACCAGATAGGCCACCGACCGCGCCGGGCAGGCGTGCGGCCCGGCGCTGAAGGCCAGATGCGAACGGTTGTCGGCGTACTGGCCGTTGTTGATCGCCGGATCGTTATTGCAGCCGGTCATGCTGATCACCACCGGCTGATGCGCGGGCAGCCAGACCCCGTCGACCATGGTGGGCTGGCGCGGATAGGTGCTACAGAAATTCGCCATCGGCGGGTCGGTGAACAACACCTCATCGAGCGCGTCGCGGGTGGACAGGCTACCGTCGAGCACGCTGCCGGCGAACCGGTCGTCGGTGAGCATCAGCCGCAACGTGTTGACGATCAGATTCTGCAACGGCTCGATGCCCGCCCCGTACAGCACCACCAGCTGCTGCACCATTTCCGCGTCCGAGAGCCGGGTCTCGTGGTGCAACAACCGGGTGGTCAGATCGTCACCAGGGTCGCGCCGCTTGCGTTCGGTCAGCTCGGCGAGGGCTTGCTCCAGCATCGCGTTGCCCTGTTCGGCATCGATACCTTCGAAGATCGCCGCCATCCCGGTGGCGACCCGCTGACCGATATCAGCCGGGCATCCGAGCAGCTCGTTGAGCACCGCGAACGTCAACGGGAAGGCGTACTGGCCGATCAGATCCACGCTGCCGTCGGCACAGAACGAATTGATCAGCTGCACCGCGATCCGTGCCACGGTGGCGTGCAGACCGTGCAGATCGACCTGG
This genomic interval carries:
- a CDS encoding cytochrome P450 — its product is MHQLAETGRSCPVAHAMPMDTDGPRISLYAAEFAADPHRAYREMRQRYGALVPVELAPGVPATLVIGYRTAVRILNDPDHFPADPRVWQKDIPADCPVLPLLEWRPQALRSTGAEHTRYRQAYTEAINGVDLHTLHSTVEKIAIPLINTFCESGRAELISQYAFPLTFAVLNEILGFPAELGQRVATGMQAIFDGIDAERGNAMITEAVLELVTAKRAHPGDDIATRLLNHPAALTEEEMIHQLVTLYGAGIEPQQNLIVNTVLLMLTDDRFAGSVLGGSLSTRDALDEVLFTDPPMANFCVSYPRQPILIDGVWLPAHQPVVISMTGCNNDPEVSVGRYVDNRSHLSWSAGPHACPAKSVAYLVVQDAIDQLLDVLPEMKLAVPADQLSWRPGPFHRALAAMPVVFPPSPPLTVR
- a CDS encoding cytochrome P450 — its product is MSLNWATHHSNASTGSCPVPHVSPHDADGPRVSLYSAEFAADPHRAYREMRERFGPLVPVELSPGIHATLVIGYHTAVRILNDPEHFPADPRMWQKNIPLDCPVLPMLEFRTTALRTTGAEHLRYRSANTWALNQVDLHGLHATVARIAVQLINSFCADGSVDLIGQYAFPLTFAVLNELLGCPADIGQRVATGMAAIFEGIDAEQGNAMLEQALAELTERKRRDPGDDLTTRLLHHETRLSDAEMVQQLVVLYGAGIEPLQNLIVNTLRLMLTDDRFAGSVLDGSLSTRDALDEVLFTDPPMANFCSTYPRQPTMVDGVWLPAHQPVVISMTGCNNDPAINNGQYADNRSHLAFSAGPHACPARSVAYLVACDAIDELLDALPELRLAIPAEQLTWRPGPFHRALSALPAVFPKSPPLQSH